Within Ischnura elegans chromosome 6, ioIscEleg1.1, whole genome shotgun sequence, the genomic segment TCCCACAGAATATAACCATTGCACTTATAATTTGTCATATCTTCAGTAAAATCTCATTCGCCGAAACAATTAAGCATTTTTCAACTAGACAGCGAGAAATTAAAGTTGGTAAAATATAATCTACCAACCCATGGAGCATTCTAACTTAGGCAAAGAAAACTCCCGAAGAAGAAACAGAAGCAAAAACGTGTTGAAGAGTGATACACATGAAATGGACACAAAATACCAAGCTACCACAAGGAGAAAATTATGAACTCAATGTATGCATAgcgattattttccattatttggTAATATTTCGCGAATATTTGTAATTCGATCACTCCcaaatttatttgcaataaataagCCACACCTGAAGACTAAGCCACTAGTTTCTTGAATCATGCAGAATGCGATTCAAATTCTTATCAATAATGATGTTGTACAAAGCTCCAACCAAAGGCAGCGCGCCGATTTGAAGGCATGCCAATATTAAAACCAGTTGGTCACATAAACTGACGATCTATGTCACCGAAGTACGAAGTCAATTCCCAGCAGAGTAAGAGATTTTGaaaaacaacagaattcccacACTATTTACACCCCGTATCCTTATTTCCTCGGCCTCTGATTCACGTATTTCTTCAGTTGAGGCTTGTTTACATGACATTCATTTATCGGCTCTAGTAAATGCGGGAATACAAGGAGCGAACAGAGGAACAGATGTTCAGACTTGTCTGTTCAGGAATAGCACAGGAATTCGCTGGCCAGTTTTCCCCAAACAACGCGGGTGATGTTGTTTACCGATTGAAATTTCAAAGGTGATTGTATTCGCGCATCTATCGACGCGGATTTGTACAGCGTgtaacaggggcggatccaggatttttttctgggaggggcacaagcagggccgtatccaggattttgttctgggtggggcacaaggatacctcgtaatacaaaacgaacgcaattataatgggaccgtattaattATCTTGCATATTtatgagggtctgggggggggcacgtgcccccgtgccccaccccccctggatccgcctatggcgtGTAAATAGGGCTGAGGTGTATGGGCTTCCTGTCGATGCACGTATATTTgaacattttggtatttttctaGCAGCTAAATCTCATGACTGTTGAACAGTATAactttgattattttaattttctggtcctaaaaaaacaacgaaacaaaatgaaatatatgctaattaaaaatacatacacgGTTGTTGTTCTTCTCAAAAATTTACTGACTTATTTTGTCAATCACTTTTAATAAAAACACGCACCCCTCCGTTTTTCCGGTCCCTTTGGGCACGAGTTGTCGAGAGCCTGTGAAGGCcgccatacacggtgaatgatcattcgaatgaaatcattcgccgtgtatagcggaaaaggttcgcgaatgaaccttcatgcgcataattattcagtgaaaattagatcATGTTCCATTTTGCTCCCacgatcctgtgaatgatcacgtgatcacagtggcggatacagatggggggcgcagggggcgcgcgcccccccttgcgggtccgcttgtattgccgaacattgcaaaaccacaattgtaactttttttatatcataagatggcattgtcttttacatgtttataatcactttaaataaaatttttatatactttgcctgtgacttgatcatcttttattacgataaaagtaaagacaactcaagatatgttgcgccccccccccttgagttttttctgtatccgccactgcgtgaTCATTCACCGCatccttaaaggccgttttacacggggcacggaattgcgcaggttagagctgcattaatttctaaaatggcgtggaattgcgcgaatgcatggacgaaattagaactggggctattttgccgtctcgcatccacgcatgtgttctagcaattcaccgctttacacgacgcaattttgattgcgcctttgcacgtacgtcagattgcgcaattccgtgtaccgtgtaaaacggccttaagccgCGTTTATAGATCCTCATTTTTCAGAAGGGGGAATTGCTTGGCCTCCTACATATTCGCTCTTGAGAGGTCTAACATTAGTTGTAACTAGCGATGATGGATCGATAATAGTGGGGTAGCCAAGAATAATATACCGTCATGTCAACTGATTTCAAATGCGGACTATGTTCTGCTTGTTACACGCTTCATCTTAGCTTGCTTCTTACGTTTGATCGATggaattttgtaaatgatttatAACTCACTTTTCATTGTAAGATAGGCTTGACATTTTGCACACTAGCTTGCcaatgatgacatttttttcttttacttttcatttaattttgttactgtttttgaataatcgtagttttatcttttttattttatttttcttcattttccccaTTTACGGTCGGGAGGAAGCCAGCCACCCATCCCTCTCGTATTTACCCGAATGTAAGGTAAATTGAAACATCTGACGGCATGTGAACAGCGTAACGCGTAACACCACCAGTAGGATACATCATACAAGATTTCCACTTGAAAAATGTTCGAAAGCGCAAGTATTAGTAGCCATCGTATCACCTCGTATAAATGAAGCCATGGTCTGAAACTTTTCAGATAGATTAAATAGCCAGATTGATCGCATTGGTAGGAGCTGTGAtccacacgatcatttttctcCGTCCCTCATAATGATAGCTCTAGCGCTAGGTTTTCAGAgatcaaaagagtgatcgctcgacccattaTTTTCATAACCACACGGTCATTCCAACTGCCCCTTTTCCCATCATTTATTACGTAACTTACTGAATTTAGAACTGCCATTAAATTAAAAGCCAAGCatggcgttacaatcgctatCAGCGgccgtgcattctgattggctcaAGGATGGTtccagcgatggaaaaagggacgtgccgaaaGATGAAAAAGGGATGgcatttccatccctcgagctatcgcggaaaatgatcggtcatttttttcctccataattggagcgatcgctgaagctgtccctcggaagggatggaaataaatgatcgtgtgattcaggcttaatagaGCCAGAGTGATCGCAAAGGTAAACAAATTGAGCGCAACCACAGAGATTCGTGGGTTTCAAACCCCCCCCACGATATGTCTGGGAGAGACTGGGTCTTGGGAGTATCCCCTCCAAAAATTTAACACCACCGCAATTTCCACCCACCCCCttccgaattttttttctgtctacGGTCCTGAGATAGTGGAACTTTATAATGCGCAGGAATGCCAGTACATTAGATTGTACTTTGATTTTCAAATAATCCACACTTACTAGTTTTTGAAGTCCAATTAAACTGCGCGAGACTGCATCTGACGCTTCGTAGCAAACACAGAAAATTAATGGCCTAATAAGTGAGCCTGAAttatctccccctcccccttgatCTCCGGAATTTTGAGACGAAATTAGTATTGAATTAgctaataatttgtaaaaaaaaaataataagaaagcaATCGCAccgcattaaaattgaaaaaagtaaattatcaGACAGAGTTGATCAATATCAATGCATTGCTAAGCAAGTAACGACAACAAAGAGAGATAATAAATTGTGAGAAGATGAGCCCCAAAAAGTTCTTGAAACACCAATACTCTAAAATCGCTCCAGTTGAATAATTTAGTTTAGAAATGATATTTAATGGCACAAGGCAGCTGATATTGCAAATTCTATTCACAACTATGTTAAATTTTTTACCGGGTGCAGTCTTTAGCAATCCCCCCAAAAAACGATTTCTGGCTATGCCTTGCATCGAAAAAcagaaattgagaaataaaagaaaaaaatgcagtcCATCAAACATATTTACAACAAAGGAGTACTGGTAAAGAGGTGGGCAGAAAGATAATTTGATTTCCATCCCATGAGCCCTGGCTCAAAACCAGAATACAATGAAAGTGTTTTGTGGATGATATATGATTCCAACTTGTGCTACAGGCACAGCACTTTAAGAACTCAAATTATCAGTCCCTCAGATCAGACCTTTATCCCTTTCTTCCTGCTGTGTTTGTTTACAGTAGTTCAATGTCAAGATTGGTCTGTACCCTTGTAATACATCAATGACATCAATTATGAAAACAAGCTACGAGTGAGTTTATGAATGTACTATTGAACCAGAGCCTCAAGTCACAGTACAAagaattcataaaattgaaatccATAAACACCTATCCGCTTTATTATCTTGTGAAGAGAAATAGCTGCAAAACTTACAAGGGTGATAATAGGGGTAAAATTTCTTGGCTTGGGGAGCAGGAATTTTAGGGTAGCATTGGTGTATGGACAACTTTCATTCCAGGATATGCAATATACATACATACTATGCTCTGAGGCCTGGTCTGACTTTTGATACCCCTCAGTAACAGAAGGATTAACAAAATACGGGCTGGTTTTCCATGCACGGGAAGGCTTATCCTATCGTAACACATCTGGTGCTCTTAGGATTAATAATCCATAGTGTCCCCAAGATataaatattacttggaaataatACCACAAATTATAAGAGTCCCAGGTAATTGGTCAAAATTTAAATCCCTGCCCAGCATCAAAAGTTTTAGTCGTATTGTTAGAGCTAGTCTGGTAGAACTAAAATTCCTAGGATGAAATAACTGCTACACCTTTTCCCATACCCTGGCCATGGGCTGACAATGAAAATTACTAGATAGTAGGTTAATGTTGAACGCTCAACGTTTAATCTCAAATGCTGTTTAAAAAATgtccaatttaattaaaatacttaCTTTGAAGAGCATCATCACTGGATCCATTGGGCATattgtttttggtaaaaaataaaattgcaggaGTTAGACTTATAATGAAATacttttaactaatattaaaagGTACAATAATTTACATGCTATTATCAATCACTTTGTGCTACTTTAACATCTGGACTATTTTCTTCACTGATATACTTTAATAAATCGGTAAGACCTTCAAATTCCACCCTACTCTGGGGTGGGTCATTCTTTGGTACTCTTGGTAGAAAGGATCCAACCTTCATCCTGAACTCGTAAAGCTAAACCAGAAAAAGTCTCCAATAATTATAcgataaatgtaatttaaaagaCAGTATTACAGATAAAACTGAATACTCACATCATTAACACCCATTATTTtccaaatggaataaaataaaataccgcATCCCGTGAACGCGTATAATGTTCCTATTCCTAATGCTTTCATTGCTAAAGCAGAGCCACTCACAGGAAGTTCTCTCGTGGGAATAAGTCCTCTGTTAAAAAATGCTGGGTCCCTTTTCTTGGCTGCTGCTAGAGTAGTCCCAAAGCCCACTAACATTGATAATCCGGTTACTGATGATAGGAAAATAGCAGCTACGGAAAGAGTATACGGTAAGTATCAAAATATTACAACTAAATggattaaatgaagaaaatttgtgTATTTACCTTTTAGCCGAAATGCTTTGTCCTTTTCAGGCTGTTTTACATCACTATCCATTTTGTTTCCTTCAACGGCGGTGGCGGTTAAAGATCTACTGTCCATAATGGCCCAGAACAACAGAAAATACTTATTCCTACAACCTACACGGCACTtctttcatgaaaacattttacaATATCGGCTTAGAAAGTAACTTGTAGCTGTATGCATGGAATCACAGAGTACTGCATTCAAAACACTGAAcacaaatgtaaaataaatgtacagcCGCACAAGTTCTCGTGCTATTCATGCAATGTTTTTGTCTCATTTcgattcgcttttgtttcttGAATTCATTCCTGCGGATAACACCTGAGCGTGTTGTGTCGAAAGGACGTTGATCAAGAGTATAGCAAGTTGTTTTACGCCCTTGCCATTCAGTTGGCGATAAGATGTTTACGATGGGTGTTGAGTTTGGATTCAgtgattttgtgaaaatgaaacATGAGTTCATGTGAAGTTCTGAGCCATTGTGACCGCTGCAATGGCAGGATAATCTGTAGAACGGTGCCTATGTCGGAGATTTCTCATGGTCACTATACCTGACTATCATTACTACTTAGTGCGTACAGATTCACCATCTGACAACGAGGACGAAGTTAACGTGAAGATGCCGCATGTAACACGCAAGTGGGAAGTTTTTCCAGGGAGGAATAAGTTCTGCTGTGATGGGCGAATCATGATGGCCCCCCAGACTGGAGTGTTTTATATTACGTTAGGTTTAATAGTTGGAACAAGTGGATTATTCTTTGCTTTCGAGTAAGTCATTGGTGATATATCTTGTTCCCATATTTTTTCTtagcttttattttcttatgaaaacTTTCTTATTTACTCAGTCGTCTTGCGATTTCCGTCTACTCCTCCACTAGGATAATGTTTTATATCAGTGTATTCGCATGTGAAGTAGCGGcgttattatgaaaatttaataagcTGTAGCTGGCGCGTCTATTTGAATCATTTCACTTCTGGATATCTGAGTATTTTTCCTGTTTAATATTGGATGAGAAAATCTCTCctcgtcattgaaaaatcaaagGCGGATTCATTCAGTGTATGCTTTTGTGTGAGAATAGGCGAAATTCTGTCAACTTTGAAGTCGTAGTGATGCCATAACAGCCACTGTGTGATTAAGATATGGTTCTCTGCAACTGAATATTATCatgtttcagaaaattttgcaatcTAAACGGACACTGAAGTAAGCTGAGTCTGACTTTTAAATGTCACTGGTTCACCAAAGTAATCAAAAAGTGACTTATCGTTAGTGCTCTCATCTTCGTCTGACTCTTTCTCATGCTTGTTATAGATTCAGGAAAGGACGTATTGCGATACCGTTGGCATAAAGATTCCTCAGGGTATACATTCTCAGTAGGCAGTTGCATCCTCTTGTGTAATCTGTATTGAAAGGCAAGTCCTCAAGAGTATTTCACTTCTTCTTTCACACATTTCTCCTCTTTTAAGTACTGCTTATTATGCGTTTTCGTATTTATCTCTCAGGAATACTCATTAATAGCCTTGTATTTGTGGCAAAATGCTCTTAACCATGCATGAAATGCTCATACCTCAGCACATGTGCATTCCCGATGTTGTTTTTCTGCTGATAGACGTGTTCACTTGATTGTGTGACAACATTACTGATCACAACCTTTGTGCCTATGTATGCTGGTGTTGAAGTGAACATTTTGCCAAATGTTTTACCTCATTGAGTGCAATAATTTGTGAAGGGAGTTTATAATCGAAGCGAAAGGCCCTTTTTGGTTTGAATTGATGCTAATTTTATATCCTTTCTTTTTCTTAATCTAAATCCACACATCATTCAGGATGTGTTTTTACAGAAGTTTGAATTTGTTGAAATGGATCGTGACGAGAGAGCATAGAGAGACTTGAAGTCGTGAAAGCTGAAAATGCTGAGCATATTGTTTACTATTAGTGACAAAATAGTACCCAGTGTAAAAGACTACACTCCTAGATTGGGTGTTGCCTCTTGGGTCTCAAGAAGTTCCCTTCGAAATTGGTCTGAAATCGTGGCATTCTTCATGTTTCTCTTCAGATAATAACTGCTGATTTTTGGGATTATATCTTTTGGCCTGAATACCGTGTAATAGTGGAGTATTCAAGGTGTGATTTCActagttatcagttataaatccCTGTTACTTTCTCACCTGAAGCCCTTCCTTACATCGGCACGATAAATCGCAATATATTTTGGTATGttccaaaattatttccattatatgttccatACGACAGGGCTGAAAATGtctgatataattttataacaAAGTTAATAAATTCCCTTTTAGTTTTAGGGCTTCAATTGTCCATTATAAACCAGTGAATAATGAAAAGTGGCTTCTGTAGCATGTGATTGGCTAGACTATATCTTTCGGGGAGCAAACCATTATTAGTTACCTTACTAGTTGAGGAAAATCCTCAGAAATCAGTGTGCATGGCACTAACacattaataatatcattaagtAATGAAATCTAGTCAAGAGTGAGTTTATTGATATACCATTGAACCAGATCCTCAAGTCACTACGCATTCACAAAACTGAAATTCCACCAACACTTGTATGTTGTATTTTCTTGTGATGTGAAATAGTCACAAAACTTCAAAGTAATGAGCAGGGAAACTACTTGAGAAATAAGTAGGAAGAATACGTGTGTTGCTCTGTTTTGGTGGGGGACTGGAACTCTGAAATTTAATGGAGCCAGTGGTGTGAGCgccaggaaatattttcctttttttgctgaCCGTGTATCTGCAATGTTGAAAAAAATCTGGCATGTTGAATTATTAGAGCTAAGTGTTACTTGGAATTATAAatacacttattttttaaaattttgtactgTCCACTTTAAAATGTTCACAGGCATTTTAGCCAGCAGTAGGGAAATTAAAATGCTGCTGTGGTCGTAAAAATTGGGTGCTACCAAGGACTTATTTACTAGTTGTGATGCCCTGACTCTACCTGATTTTGTTTAACTAATAACTTATCCTTTGGGATATTGCAATTTGAAACctagagaaaatatatatattttccttacTCTTTCTCTTATATACTGTGAAATACTCAAATACTGATAATGCATATATTACACGTTCATGTAATATGTACTCAATCTTCTGTGATGGACTACTGTCAATGggattttgattgtttttttatgtcgTCCTGATAAGATAACCTGATTTGATTGTATGGAATCATATCATTTCGCAATATCTTTCCTTATCTGATGTAGCATATCCGTCATTACAAATGGAATTCAAATTGAGAGACACATGCAGGTATAATTATCTACAATATGTTTTCCTGATCAATTACAGCACTTGTGATCAGCTTGGAATAATGTAatgattcaatttcaattttggtcagtggtgaaaaaattgtaatcaatccCTGGAGAAGTGGTCAAG encodes:
- the LOC124160541 gene encoding transmembrane protein 242 — protein: MDSRSLTATAVEGNKMDSDVKQPEKDKAFRLKAAIFLSSVTGLSMLVGFGTTLAAAKKRDPAFFNRGLIPTRELPVSGSALAMKALGIGTLYAFTGCGILFYSIWKIMGVNDLYEFRMKVGSFLPRVPKNDPPQSRVEFEGLTDLLKYISEENSPDVKVAQSD